The Virgibacillus phasianinus genome includes a window with the following:
- the menD gene encoding 2-succinyl-5-enolpyruvyl-6-hydroxy-3-cyclohexene-1-carboxylic-acid synthase, with protein MDHTEALTRYTANFIDELAKSGLKEVVISPGSRSTPLAMTVMEHPEMKQWIVIDERSAAFFALGMAKQLKRPIAIICTSGTAAANYFPAIVEAFASRVPLVVLTADRPHELRDVGAPQSIDQLKLYGNYVKWFHEMSLPDNDQKILDYARNKASRAVHTASEGNAGPVHLNLPFREPLIPDFSLENLWGSYNHSKQLSAVDGRKRIDQEQLAVLTDHLNQKKRGLIVCGPQINGEFAEAVTSLASKWQLPVLADPLSQVRAGQHHKDVVIEGYDAFLRSETIRKEMKPDFIIRFGAMPVSKPYLFFVKDHANVEQYIVEEHAGYREPAGNKTEFIYADSKLLCEDLLAMDIEPDFDVKWLENWQKMNQVAKKHLMNASHHGAVTEGSAVKYLMEVIPDESTLYVGNSMAVRDLDTFFMTTPKHISILANRGANGIDGMVSSGLGAAATGKPTTLLLGDLSFFHDMNGLLAAKHYAINLTIVLVNNDGGGIFSFLPQQQQKNQFELLFGTPHGLDFSHAINMYGGQHQVVTNEKDMENALFASYQYEGLSVVEIRTDRTSNMEWHREQWMKIEAELLKGE; from the coding sequence ATGGATCACACAGAAGCTTTAACACGGTATACCGCAAATTTTATTGATGAATTGGCAAAGAGCGGTCTTAAGGAGGTAGTTATCTCACCAGGGTCCAGATCGACGCCACTTGCCATGACTGTCATGGAGCATCCAGAGATGAAGCAATGGATTGTAATTGATGAGCGTTCAGCTGCTTTTTTTGCATTAGGGATGGCCAAGCAATTAAAGAGGCCAATTGCAATTATTTGTACATCTGGAACTGCGGCAGCTAATTATTTCCCAGCGATTGTTGAGGCATTTGCAAGCAGGGTTCCACTAGTTGTTTTAACAGCAGATCGTCCACACGAATTGCGAGATGTTGGAGCACCACAATCGATTGATCAACTAAAATTATACGGAAACTATGTCAAATGGTTTCATGAAATGTCATTGCCAGATAATGATCAAAAGATACTTGACTACGCACGAAATAAGGCGTCAAGGGCTGTTCACACAGCAAGCGAGGGGAATGCCGGGCCAGTTCATTTAAATCTGCCATTTCGTGAACCATTGATTCCGGATTTTTCGCTTGAGAATTTATGGGGGAGTTACAATCATTCTAAGCAACTTTCAGCGGTTGATGGTAGAAAACGTATTGATCAAGAACAATTAGCTGTGCTAACGGATCATTTAAATCAGAAAAAACGTGGATTAATTGTTTGCGGACCGCAAATCAACGGGGAATTTGCTGAGGCTGTGACATCATTAGCTTCGAAATGGCAGTTGCCGGTGTTGGCTGATCCTTTATCACAGGTAAGGGCTGGCCAGCATCATAAGGACGTGGTGATTGAAGGGTATGACGCTTTTTTACGAAGTGAAACAATAAGAAAAGAAATGAAACCGGACTTTATTATTCGCTTTGGGGCGATGCCTGTTTCAAAGCCTTATCTTTTTTTCGTGAAAGACCACGCTAATGTTGAGCAGTACATTGTTGAAGAACATGCGGGCTACAGAGAACCGGCTGGAAACAAGACTGAATTTATCTATGCTGATTCCAAACTACTCTGTGAAGACCTTTTGGCAATGGATATTGAGCCAGACTTCGACGTTAAATGGCTGGAGAATTGGCAGAAAATGAATCAAGTCGCGAAAAAGCATTTAATGAATGCCTCCCATCATGGAGCAGTGACAGAGGGTTCGGCAGTAAAGTATCTGATGGAAGTTATTCCAGATGAAAGTACTCTTTATGTAGGAAATAGCATGGCAGTACGCGATTTGGATACATTTTTTATGACTACACCAAAACATATATCTATTTTAGCTAACCGCGGTGCAAATGGAATTGATGGGATGGTATCAAGCGGCCTTGGTGCCGCTGCAACTGGTAAGCCCACAACTTTATTGTTAGGTGACCTATCTTTCTTCCATGATATGAATGGGTTATTGGCTGCAAAACATTATGCGATTAATTTGACGATAGTATTAGTCAATAATGATGGTGGCGGTATTTTTTCTTTCCTACCGCAGCAGCAACAAAAGAATCAATTTGAATTATTATTTGGAACCCCGCATGGTCTTGATTTTTCACATGCGATTAACATGTATGGCGGACAACACCAGGTGGTGACAAATGAAAAAGATATGGAAAATGCATTGTTTGCGAGTTATCAATATGAAGGATTATCTGTTGTTGAAATAAGAACAGATCGGACTAGCAATATGGAATGGCACCGTGAGCAGTGGATGAAAATTGAAGCAGAGCTGTTAAAAGGCGAGTGA
- the menH gene encoding 2-succinyl-6-hydroxy-2,4-cyclohexadiene-1-carboxylate synthase: MYCTINESAYWYEISGQGDKVMLLHGFTGSSATWSKLVSLLEHNYQVITIDLPGHGKTKVDQPKSMDDCCSDIKTLLQVLAINMVHMLGYSMGGRTALSFAIAYPDMVQSLVLESASAGLESKKERTERKRNDLTLAQKIMVEGIESFVNNWENIPLFDSQKQLPEAVRKSIREERLSQHKEGLAMSLAHMGNGVQPSYWQCLSTLQIPVLLIAGEWDLKFIKLNKAMRDLFPEGNLIIVEKAGHAIHMEQSDFFGKIVSEFFRQNATMYTE, translated from the coding sequence ATGTACTGTACAATTAATGAATCGGCTTACTGGTATGAAATTAGCGGACAAGGTGACAAAGTAATGCTTCTCCACGGGTTTACGGGGAGTTCTGCTACCTGGTCAAAGCTTGTTTCATTATTGGAGCATAACTATCAAGTCATAACTATTGACCTGCCAGGGCATGGTAAGACAAAGGTTGATCAGCCAAAATCTATGGATGATTGCTGCAGTGATATAAAAACCCTTTTACAAGTACTGGCTATTAATATGGTTCACATGCTTGGCTATTCCATGGGTGGGAGAACGGCATTGTCATTTGCAATTGCATACCCTGACATGGTTCAATCCCTTGTGTTAGAAAGTGCTTCGGCAGGCCTTGAATCTAAAAAAGAGCGTACGGAAAGAAAAAGAAATGATTTGACCCTAGCACAAAAAATTATGGTTGAAGGAATAGAATCATTTGTTAATAACTGGGAGAACATTCCGCTTTTTGATTCACAAAAACAATTACCTGAGGCTGTCCGCAAGTCTATTAGAGAAGAGCGTTTATCCCAGCATAAGGAAGGGCTTGCCATGTCTTTGGCGCATATGGGTAATGGTGTGCAGCCATCTTATTGGCAATGTCTTTCAACATTACAAATCCCTGTTTTATTAATCGCCGGTGAATGGGATTTAAAATTCATCAAATTGAATAAAGCCATGCGAGACCTGTTTCCAGAAGGTAATCTGATCATTGTGGAGAAAGCAGGTCATGCAATTCATATGGAACAATCCGATTTTTTTGGTAAAATAGTAAGTGAGTTTTTTAGACAAAATGCAACTATGTACACAGAATGA